From a region of the Tachysurus fulvidraco isolate hzauxx_2018 chromosome 5, HZAU_PFXX_2.0, whole genome shotgun sequence genome:
- the LOC113638724 gene encoding membrane-spanning 4-domains subfamily A member 15-like, with amino-acid sequence MPLPAIKTDSKSLGIVQMMIGVVILSFGSQLNDAQPLCVRSGAVYWGSICFLIAGSLSVSAVDHRNPFVVKSSLVMNLLSALAAVLVIIMLSVDLREFSSLIGIIGILELIRRTFVVLLLFSILEVCMAIRTFVLLWKSRDSTDAIVTP; translated from the exons ATGCCGCTACCTGCTATCAAAACAGACTCGAAGTCACTCGGG ATTGTCCAGATGATGATCGGAGTTGTGATACTTTCATTCGGTTCTCAGTTAAACGATGCTCAGCCTTTGTGTGTCCGTTCCGGAGCTGTGTACTGGGGGTCAATTTGT TTTCTAATCGCTGGTTCTCTGTCGGTTTCTGCCGTGGATCATCGTAATCCCTTCGTG GTGAAATCCTCGCTGGTGATGAACCTTCTCAGCGCTCTGGCTGCAGTTCTAGTCATCATTATGTTGTCTGTTGATCTGAGGGAATTTTCTTCATTAATTGGAATAATTGGTATCCTTGAG TTAATAAGACGTACATTCGTAGTGCTCCTGCTTTTCTCTATACTTGAGGTCTGCATGGCCATCCGGACGTTTGTACTTCTGTGGAAATCCAGAGACTCCACTGACGCTATAGTCACA CCTTAG
- the LOC113638713 gene encoding membrane-spanning 4-domains subfamily A member 4D-like isoform X2, which yields MASAPLPVTNVGRGYTVVTQVIPSEEQNSTQTLSPLSKFLKGEPKALGHIISGSLAVSASNKLNSCVVTATMILNIFSTVSAGITIIFLFMALIFGSYGYFTLQSMRKGITGVLLVFTLLQFCISIALSAFTCKAICTSEPTLNIINVVQNPESFAPSAPVNNPFPPHHTQQGVNMMHGVTMATAPGRNPPAYSEKILKGQTLWCKDGQRSCICL from the exons ATGGCCAGCGCTCCTTTACCTGTCACTAATGTGGGACGCGGCTACACCGTCGTCACTCAAGTTATTCCCTCAGAAGAACAAAATTCCACTCAGACACTCAGCCCACTGAGCAAGTTCCTGAAAGGAGAACCCAAAGCTCTGGGG CACATCATTTCCGGCTCTCTGGCTGTTTCAGCGAGCAACAAGTTAAACTCCTGTGTG GTGACGGCCACAATGATACTGAATATTTTTAGCACGGTATCTGCAGGAATAACCATCATCTTCCTGTTCATGGCTCTGATTTTTGGGAGTTATGGATACTTCACCTTAcag AGCATGAGGAAGGGAATAACTGGAGTTCTGCTGGTTTTCACTCTGCTCCAGTTCTGCATCTCTATCGCACTTTCAGCCTTCACCTGCAAAGCCATCTGCACCAGTGAACCTACC ctGAACATCATCAACGTGGTTCAGAACCCTGAGAGTTTTGCTCCTAGTGCTCCTGTGAACAACCCTTTCCCACCTCATCACACTCAGCAG GGGGTCAATATGATGCACGGCGTCACCATGGCTACAGCACCCGGGAGAAATCCTCCGGCGTACAGCGAGAAAAT aTTAAAAGGTCAGACTTTGTGGTGTAAAGATGGCCAGCGCTCCTGTATCTGTCTCTAA
- the LOC113638713 gene encoding membrane-spanning 4-domains subfamily A member 4D-like isoform X1 yields the protein MASAPLPVTNVGRGYTVVTQVIPSEEQNSTQTLSPLSKFLKGEPKALGTVQIMIGLLTFLFGIVLATNSLNISIYSGIIFWGPVFHIISGSLAVSASNKLNSCVVTATMILNIFSTVSAGITIIFLFMALIFGSYGYFTLQSMRKGITGVLLVFTLLQFCISIALSAFTCKAICTSEPTLNIINVVQNPESFAPSAPVNNPFPPHHTQQGVNMMHGVTMATAPGRNPPAYSEKILKGQTLWCKDGQRSCICL from the exons ATGGCCAGCGCTCCTTTACCTGTCACTAATGTGGGACGCGGCTACACCGTCGTCACTCAAGTTATTCCCTCAGAAGAACAAAATTCCACTCAGACACTCAGCCCACTGAGCAAGTTCCTGAAAGGAGAACCCAAAGCTCTGGGG ACTGTCCAGATAATGATAGGTTTGTTGACGTTTTTGTTTGGTATCGTGTTGGCGACCAACTCTCTGAACATCAGCATTTACTCTGGAATCATCTTCTGGGGCCCGGTGTTT CACATCATTTCCGGCTCTCTGGCTGTTTCAGCGAGCAACAAGTTAAACTCCTGTGTG GTGACGGCCACAATGATACTGAATATTTTTAGCACGGTATCTGCAGGAATAACCATCATCTTCCTGTTCATGGCTCTGATTTTTGGGAGTTATGGATACTTCACCTTAcag AGCATGAGGAAGGGAATAACTGGAGTTCTGCTGGTTTTCACTCTGCTCCAGTTCTGCATCTCTATCGCACTTTCAGCCTTCACCTGCAAAGCCATCTGCACCAGTGAACCTACC ctGAACATCATCAACGTGGTTCAGAACCCTGAGAGTTTTGCTCCTAGTGCTCCTGTGAACAACCCTTTCCCACCTCATCACACTCAGCAG GGGGTCAATATGATGCACGGCGTCACCATGGCTACAGCACCCGGGAGAAATCCTCCGGCGTACAGCGAGAAAAT aTTAAAAGGTCAGACTTTGTGGTGTAAAGATGGCCAGCGCTCCTGTATCTGTCTCTAA